In Oryza sativa Japonica Group chromosome 1, ASM3414082v1, the genomic stretch TAAATTGCATTCCAagttgaactcttctttttattttcttatttctaatttcggattttattttattttttattttaaattttaattaatctcgtattgggttcttatatatgGACTTGTATGAAATGAGGgcactgtattttttttctactgctGCAGCCTAAGCGTGCTGGCCTGGTATTTCCACCCTATATATGTGCGGGAATGTATGTTGGTTTAGAACTCTATAATGTATAGTTCTGCAATTGATTTTTCTAAACGGACAAGGACTCCTAGTACGGATGGTATGATCCATaattagattaatatgattatcTTTTGTACAGTAAATCTATTTAGTAATTTTAAATTTGTATTCCTACTCgaactctctttttttcttttcttctaatttcagaaatttatttatttattattctgaattttaattaatcacgtattgggttcttatatggactcctctttcaatattgcttatttttaattccgaatttcagttattttttagattgtatttctacttggactctttttttttctccgattaatgtgggaatttctagcctccacagcgaacgtggtgccttcttttcgagctgtcttaataatataatagatacgCGAGTAATGTTCTTTTTGACATGTTAGACAATCTAAAGATGTATAGATATAGAAAACAATTATAAGTATCAATCACAACCTCATTGAACTTGAACTATTGAGACACAATCTTATACTTGTCTTTTAGTATTAGAGTTTCAATCACAATCACAACCAGTTTTTGGcttgctgcctgcctgccttgcCACCTTGCGCCCTCGCAGCGCCTCGTTGGAGAGCGGCACGCCACCTCCCCGGCAGCGTGGCAGCGCAGGCGCTGGACCACCGCGTCTCAAGGCCCCCCCGGGCGCCCTCCAATCCGCCCCTGCTAGTCTGGATGCactgtccagatttattattTAGTATGAACAAAATCCTATCctaaacaacaaaattttgggaGGTAGTACTACGAAGCCACTGCCAGCAATTTCTCCAAATAAAACTAGCTGGGTGCCATTGACACGGCtagtgtgtgaatgacaaatgggtcccataaatatttattttaattctaatattatataagcgccacgtgggatgaagacTAGGTCAACGCCACCACGTCATCCAAACAGTCCTCCAAAATCTCCGAGGGAGTTAAATTGtactggtttcaatagttcagGGAGTCATCCTTTCCAATTTTGTGGTTGAgagtcatggattagattcccGTCACTTTAAGGGAGTTGAAGTGGACTTATTTCTATATTCTATAGTACTCCAATATCGCATTTGGGCTACTTGGTTGGGCTCGTTGCTACGTTGCATTTGGGCCGTGGGAGTACGTTTTGCATTGGGCCGGTGAGTTCCTTCTTCTCGGCGTGTGTATTCGATTTGGGCGATATGATTCGTTTCGTGGACAGGTTTGGCGCTCTTTTTGGTTGTGGATATTAGGGCATGTATAATGGTGTTTAATAGTAGGCCCTCTTTGTTATCACGTAAGTAAATTTGGTGAcgtgaaagaaaaagagagaagaaaggagaaacatcgttgctacgcatgacaacggctcagaatcgactcttagcatttattaacgGAAAATTTATTGCATGAAggtggagaaaagaaaagaaatataataaaaaatatttatgcattAATGGTTTAGAAATCTTATTGTCTCTACTATTGTAGGaggatactccctccggttttattttaattgacgctttggacaatgacacgctctacaagatatatctttgaccttatttttctattacaatatatacaataaataaatgcatgtttacttttattatagtgttttgaaagacaaatatatatatatatatatatatatatatatatatatatatatatatatatatatgtttttctagtttctttaaactaaatatttttaaagttattgatgggcaaagttataaaagtttaatctCAACCTtgttcaaaacgtcaattaatatagaatcAGAGGGAGTAGTCTCTAGTGGcattaattaatatagagagCTCATATTAGGTTCTACCTTTTTGTACGTGCGTTTAACCGGCATGATTGTGTTTACCATTGATGACTATAGTAGTCTCATTTATTAACCTGTTCAAGACTGTCTAATCGTGGTTCTTGAACAATCGCTATGTGAGACATGACGAGTATTTGAGGACTGTAAGCAACAGCGTACTGCTGAAACTGAAAGTATGAAAGAGCGGTGCAGTTTGAAGCACAATTCTTTGTACAGGACTGGATTTAACCATCGTCAGTACTGTTTTGTATTTTACAGTGTGGTAATTCTACATCTTTTCACCTGGTATATCGGTTCTTGTATCCTGAAGTTTCGGGGTATATTAAATTTCTTTCGTGTGATCAATCTGGATAGAGTATTGACAATGCCGACTAACTGACACATGTTAATATAGCGACCAAGCTAGTAGCAAAAATACAATCAGGTCAGTAGGTCAGCAAGTatttcagggaaaaaaaactttgttaCCCAATGAAATACCAACTGGCCtgagagcatcaccaacagattATCTATAATCTTTCCTCAAAAAATTGTTTTTGGTTTCCTAAACTGaaaaaaggaagggaaaaaaCTCCTCCCTCCAATagatagcctaaattcattcCCTAAAACTTAAAAGTTTTTTTCTTCCACGCGcagaaagatcgctatcttcCACGCGCAGGaacgggaggagagagaggcgggagtGCGAGATTGGGAGCGACTTTCGCGAGAATGCACGCCCGCATATAAACGGAGTGAGGAATCGAGAGAAGGGAACTCCAAAACTCGGGTAGAAGATTAGGGGATTTGTTAGAGCAGTTTTTTAGACTAAAATCCCTTAAAATCAGTTTTAGGAATCAGATATGtagactgttggtgatgctctcaAGTCAAGTAGCGGACGATatgcgattttttttaaaaggaaaattgGAAACTCTACCAATCAGTTAAGAAGGAAATTAAGTGAAGTACATGTCCACAAGATCGGTCCACCGGCCAGGTCGAGcaaatatatactatataatatatacactACATATTATGGGGTACAAGAATGGATACTTTCGGGAAACAACCTCTGCGCAACGATCATAAATTTCTACCACAACTTGAAATCTTGAATAATGGCCAGTAGCCAAGTACATTGTCGGTGTCTGCCGTCTGCGTGGCATGGCACTGCTGAACGACGCGTGGTCGATCCAGGTACATGCCATTCCTATGTATGCGAATTATGAGAGCAGACCAATGGTAGGTGAAACAAAGAATGCATGAACTATAGCAGATATGAACTCAGCAGATATGAACTCACGAGCCATGACCCATGAGTGTGTTGAAGACGAGAGCCTGTACATGTATCGGAGAAGACCAAAGCAATGTTGCTGTTCATTTAAGGGAGGAAGCAGGTGAGGAAACAACATTAACACCACTGAGCACACACTGCGCGTAGCAAAAATGAGCCCATCACCACGTCCCAGCGTCCCGCTCCGCTCTTCGCGGCGATGGGCAGCGCCGTGCCGACACGACGCCCCGAGATGGCTACCTAGCTGACACGCAACGCCGGCCTCCGGATCGATCAGTAAAGagagtgcagtgcagtgcagcctCGTGTCGTCATGCACCTGGAAGGAAAAGGTTACTGTATTTCTGCTTGTGTGCGCGATTTTCGCTGCTAGCTGGCAATCGTGGGATTTGCAGCGTACTGTGCAGGCCCAGTGTAACTCGACGCCACGCCGGCCCATCGTATTTAATGAGCTGAGTGTAAGCAGGTACACAGGCCGCCCAACTAACCTCCTTCACGGCGCATTTACGCTTGGGCATGGCCGGTGTAACCGTGCAAGCATCGTAGTGCCATCGATCGCTGCTGTAAGTTTGTAACATGTGCGTGTCCTGCGGAGAGTTGTGTGCCGTTGTGCATGGAATGGAAGGCAAAGCATAACATGGGAGCTTTTCATATAAAGGCCACCAGCACGCGGGCTGCCACTTCAAGCTTCAGCTCGTGATCCCATCAGATCAGCAAGCAGTCGCGAAATGGTGCCGATGGCTAAGGCTCTCGCGGTCGTGTCCGCTTTCTGCCTTCTtgtggcgccggccgccgcggcgcgtaGCCTCGTCGACGTCATCGGCGGGGCGTTCGGTGGCCGGAAGGACTACTACACGCCCGGTCCTACTGGCCAGCACCACTCTTCTAGTCCCAGTCGTTCGTACATTACCCAGTCTCTTCCATATCTTATCTTGCTACTGCTCGGTTACGTCAACTGGTCAAACGTACGACGTAATGTTCGTGCGTGTACGTGTTTCCCATGCAGATTCGCACAAGGCTCCGCCctgcgcgccgacgccgccacagGGAGGTGGTGGAGGCTACAACCCACCCTCGCCGTCCATTGGAACCTCTCCGACAACgccgggaggaggtggaggctacacgccgacgccgagcgaCACGCCACCCTCTCCGTCCAGTGACACCTCGCCGAGCACTCCGGGTGGCGGCTGCTCGTCCTCACCCACGCCGTGCGACGCACCGCCCTCACCGTCCAGTGACACGTCCCCGACAACGCCGGGGGGAGGTGGAGGCTACTCGCCGACACCGAGTGACACTCCGCCCTCGCCGTCCAGTGACACCTCTCCGACAACGccgggtggaggtggaggctacacgccgacgccgagcgacgcgccgccctcgccttctAGTGACACCTCTCCGACAACGccaggtggaggtggaggctacacgccgacgccgagcgacgcgccgccttcgccgtccAGTGACACCTCTCCGACAACGccgggtggaggtggaggctacacgccgacgccgagcgacacgccgccctcgccgtccaGTGGCAGCTCCCCGACAACGccgggtggaggtggaggctaCACGCCGACACCGAGCGacacgccgccctcgccgtccaGTGGCAGCTCTCGCACTACACCGGGTGGATGCTCCACTCCCACGCCGTGCGGcacgccgcccgcgccgtcgagTGGCACCTCTCCGACCACACCGGGTGGAAGCTACTACCCGCCCACGCCGTCCATTGGCGACGTGCCACCCTCGCCGTCCAGCGACACCTCTCCGACCACACCGGGCGGAGGCTCCCCGTCCACGCCATGCGacacgccgccctcgccgtccaGTGGCACGTCCCCGACCACGCCAGGTGGAGGCTACTACCCGCCCACGCCATCCGTCGGCGACGTGCCTCCCTCGCCGGCCAGTGGCACCTCCCCATCCACGCCAGGTAGTGGAGGCTACTCTCCGTCCACGCCATGcagtgcgccgccgtcgccttcaagTGGCACCTCCCCAACCACGCCGGGTGGAGGCTATTCTCCTTCCACGCCGTGCAAtgcgccgccctccccttcaAGTGACACCTCCCCGACAACACCTGGTGGCGGCAACTACCCGCCCGCGCCCACCATTGGCAACGTCCCGCCATCGCCATCCAGCGGCACCTCcccgagcacaccgggtggtggCTGCTCATCCTCACCCACGCCATGCgacgcgccgccctcgccatccAGTGACACTTCCCCGACAACACCGGGTGGAGGGTACTACCCGCCCACGCCGTCCATCGGCACCTCGCCATCCACACCGGGCACCGGCGGAGGCTACTACCCTCCCTCCCCTTCCACCGGCGGCTACACGCCGACTCCGGACGTTCCGATCAGCACCCCGTCGAGCCCCTACTCCCCGCTGGTGcccacgccgccgtcgagcaccaCCCCGATGCCCTTCGACCCCAACACGGCACCCTTCCCGTGCTCGTACGTTACTTCGTCAACCTTAGCGCCGCGCATATCCACACGTACGTCGTGCATAATATGGAGTATATCAGGTGCATTTACTAATCTAACGCACGTGTCGTGTGCGTTCTGTCTGATTGCAGATACTGGCTGTCGCACCCGGGCGTGATATGGGGCCTGTTCGGGTTCTGGTGCCCGATGGCGCGGCTGTTCGGGCcgaccgccgcggcgccgtTCGGACACGACCTGACCGTGCCGGAGGCGCTGGCGAACACGCGCGCCGACGGCGTGGGCGAGCTCTACCGCGAGGGCACGGCGTCGCTTCTCAACTCCATGGTGAACAGCAGGTTCCCCTTCACCACGCAGCAGGTGAAGGACGCGTTCAGCGCCGCGCTCAGCTCAGGAGGcgaccacgccgccgcggctcAGGCGCAGCTCTTCAAGAAGGCCAACGAAGGCCACGTCATGCGTTAGGCTAGGCGGCCTCTCGATCCTCTGTACTTGAACGTACTCGCCACGTGAGGCGGATTCGATGCGATGTACACGCGAGCATGCGTGCAGGTTCATGTCGGGGTGGGGTTTGGAGTAATCCGGCGTGTTTGCAACTTTGCATTATGTTTGATCTAGAGCGGATGGCCTCTGGAATAACTATAGGAGAGTTAAGTACGTATGTTTTGTTATCCTTTTAGAGTCCATGGCCGCACGGAATGACTACAGGAGTGTTCTCTGTGGCCTTTTAATTCAGTATGTACTTGTGGCGTTAAGCATCAGACGTGTTCTAGTATTTCTAGTTCTATGAACTACTGGCATCTTTCAATTTACTCAGCTCTTCCATAGGATTCAATACTCGAAACCATATGCATTGAGATTTGAATACTCGAAACTATGTAGAGAATGTTGAGAATGAGCAGTTATGTGCATTTGAGCAACTCCTAACCACATGATCACAATCTAACGGTTTAGATTACATCGCTACACTACCAAAAGAGTTTGGttgtttagggtgtgtttagattcagaggtgaaaatttttggcgtgtcacatcggatacaccaacacacatttaaagtattaaacgtaggctaataataaaataaattacataatccgcatgtaaactgcgagacgaatttattaagcctcattaattcgtcattagcaaatgtttactgtagcaccatattgtcaaatc encodes the following:
- the LOC4324732 gene encoding uncharacterized protein isoform X2 codes for the protein MVPMAKALAVVSAFCLLVAPAAAARSLVDVIGGAFGGRKDYYTPGPTGQHHSSSPSHSHKAPPCAPTPPQGGGGGYNPPSPSIGTSPTTPGGGGGYTPTPSDTPPSPSSDTSPSTPGGGCSSSPTPCDAPPSPSSDTSPTTPGGGGGYSPTPSDTPPSPSSDTSPTTPGGGGGYTPTPSDAPPSPSSDTSPTTPGGGGGYTPTPSDAPPSPSSDTSPTTPGGGGGYTPTPSDTPPSPSSGSSPTTPGGGGGYTPTPSDTPPSPSSGSSRTTPGGCSTPTPCGTPPAPSSGTSPTTPGGSYYPPTPSIGDVPPSPSSDTSPTTPGGGSPSTPCDTPPSPSSGTSPTTPGGGYYPPTPSVGDVPPSPASGTSPSTPGSGGYSPSTPCSAPPSPSSGTSPTTPGGGYSPSTPCNAPPSPSSDTSPTTPGGGNYPPAPTIGNVPPSPSSGTSPSTPGGGCSSSPTPCDAPPSPSSDTSPTTPGGGYYPPTPSIGTSPSTPGTGGGYYPPSPSTGGYTPTPDVPISTPSSPYSPLVPTPPSSTTPMPFDPNTAPFPCSYVTSSTLAPRISTHTGCRTRA
- the LOC4324732 gene encoding uncharacterized protein isoform X1, whose amino-acid sequence is MVPMAKALAVVSAFCLLVAPAAAARSLVDVIGGAFGGRKDYYTPGPTGQHHSSSPSHSHKAPPCAPTPPQGGGGGYNPPSPSIGTSPTTPGGGGGYTPTPSDTPPSPSSDTSPSTPGGGCSSSPTPCDAPPSPSSDTSPTTPGGGGGYSPTPSDTPPSPSSDTSPTTPGGGGGYTPTPSDAPPSPSSDTSPTTPGGGGGYTPTPSDAPPSPSSDTSPTTPGGGGGYTPTPSDTPPSPSSGSSPTTPGGGGGYTPTPSDTPPSPSSGSSRTTPGGCSTPTPCGTPPAPSSGTSPTTPGGSYYPPTPSIGDVPPSPSSDTSPTTPGGGSPSTPCDTPPSPSSGTSPTTPGGGYYPPTPSVGDVPPSPASGTSPSTPGSGGYSPSTPCSAPPSPSSGTSPTTPGGGYSPSTPCNAPPSPSSDTSPTTPGGGNYPPAPTIGNVPPSPSSGTSPSTPGGGCSSSPTPCDAPPSPSSDTSPTTPGGGYYPPTPSIGTSPSTPGTGGGYYPPSPSTGGYTPTPDVPISTPSSPYSPLVPTPPSSTTPMPFDPNTAPFPCSYWLSHPGVIWGLFGFWCPMARLFGPTAAAPFGHDLTVPEALANTRADGVGELYREGTASLLNSMVNSRFPFTTQQVKDAFSAALSSGGDHAAAAQAQLFKKANEGHVMR